From a single Budorcas taxicolor isolate Tak-1 chromosome X, Takin1.1, whole genome shotgun sequence genomic region:
- the PIN4 gene encoding peptidyl-prolyl cis-trans isomerase NIMA-interacting 4, with product MPPKGKSGSGKGGKGKAASGSESSEKKAQGPKGGGNAVKVRHILCEKHGKILEAMEKLKSGMKFNEVAAQYSEDKARQGGDLGWMTRGSMVGPFQEAAFALPISVLDKPVFTDPPVKTKFGYHIIMVEGRK from the exons ATGCCCCCGAAAGGAAAAAGCGGTTCTGGAAAAGGGGGAAAAG GAAAAGCAGCCTCTGGGAGTGAGAGTTCTGAGAAGAAGGCTCAGGGTCCCAAAGGTGGTGGCAATGCAGTAAAG GTCAGACACATTCTGTGTGAAAAACATGGAAAAATCTTGGAAGCCATGGAAAAGTTAAAGTCTGGAATGAAATTCAATGAAGTGGCTGCACAATATAGTGAAGATAAAGCCAGGCAAGGG GGTGACTTGGGTTGGATGACCAGAGGGTCCATGGTAGGACCATTTCAAGAAGCAGCATTCGCCTTGCCTATAAGTGTGCTGGATAAGCCTGTGTTTACAGACCCTCCAGTAAAGACAAAATTTGGGTATCATATTATAATGGttgaagggagaaaataa